In Carya illinoinensis cultivar Pawnee chromosome 16, C.illinoinensisPawnee_v1, whole genome shotgun sequence, a single window of DNA contains:
- the LOC122298773 gene encoding glutamate receptor 2.5-like, giving the protein MNCPMRKAVHHVNAGAVLYYDSRMGKEQKVAMDMAARDLHRLNCSTHVVLHLKDSHGNSARATSTAIHLIDTKKVQAVIGALTILEAALISDNSKTFEDRGCIPIISLASPAMVPSLIPIQPSFFIQMSNDVTLHMKCIAAIVGHYRWRKVTTIYENINNNNGFSAELETLTLLSDSLRPVDSAIEYHSTLPSLSSLPDQKAAIEKELMKLRSLSNRVFILLRSSLESAILLFEKANQMGMMEKGYVWIVTDEIASLLDSVDSSVTYNMQGVIGFKTSFFSSSETFKHFKTKFRKKFGSEYPEEENANPSIFALRAYDATWALAQAINKIPGRVTPKKLSHQIMLSNFEGLSGKINFKKGTLSQVPVFRIINVVGKSYKEIAFWSPEFSFLENFTQYDSLKVTIGNSSAGFLGPIFWPGGLQTVPKGWTCSGDEKALKIGVPAKGAFNQFVKVTYEQDQNRTFVSGFSIDVFEAAVKRLPYHLPYVLVPFYGSYDDMVEQVYYKGLDAAVGDTEIMADRFRYAEFTQPYVESGLVMVVKVKPDKLKEKWLFIKVFTKRMWLMMVVMHLFIGFVVWLIEHSGNPEFEGFGAMLWFSVTVLFFLQREPIRNGLSRFVLAPWFFFILIVSASFTASLTSKMTVARFSPSFPDIATLQKTHAAVGCNKNSFIVRYLINVLNFKPENIRRVHSISEYPEAFERGEIAAAFFVVPHAKVFLATYCEGYTIAGPTVSLGGFGFAFPSGSPLVTDISKGILEVKQSGEMKRLEKLLLSSNNCSSSANLNDDLELGPEPFYNLFLISGGISAFAFVLTIVRLAQKGQLKTTFMPARRVDSSRVWMWAILFLARIYVNFPFTYRIRI; this is encoded by the exons ATGAACTGTCCAATGAGAAAAGCAGTACATCATGTTAATGCGGGTGCTGTTTTGTATTATGATTCTCGTATGGGTAAGGAACAGAAAGTAGCCATGGATATGGCAGCCAGAGATTTGCATCGTTTGAATTGTTCTACGCATGTGGTTTTGCACCTTAAAGATTCCCATGGTAATTCAGCTCGGGCAACTTCTACTG CAATCCATCTCATTGACACCAAAAAAGTGCAAGCTGTCATCGGAGCACTGACGATTCTGGAAGCTGCTCTAATTTCTGACAACAGTAAAACCTTTGAAGATCGAGGATGTATCCCCATCATTTCCCTAGCTTCACCTGCTATGGTCCCATCATTGATACCAATTCAACCTTCTTTTTTCATTCAAATGTCTAACGATGTCACTCTCCACATGAAGTGTATTGCCGCCATTGTAGGCCACTATAGGTGGCGAAAGGTGACCACAATTTACGAAAATATCAATAACAACAACGGGTTTTCTGCTGAACTAGAGACATTAACCCTCCTTTCCGATTCACTTCGTCCTGTGGATTCAGCAATTGAGTACCACTCAACTTTACCTTCCCTATCCTCTCTACCAGACCAAAAAGCAGCCATTGAGAAAGAGCTGATGAAGCTGCGCAGTTTGAGCAATAGGGTTTTCATACTTTTGCGGTCTTCTTTAGAGTCAGCTATTTTGCTTTTTGAGAAGGCAAATCAAATGGGTATGATGGAAAAAGGCTACGTGTGGATCGTAACTGATGAGATTGCAAGCCTTCTTGATTCTGTGGATTCTTCTGTTACATATAACATGCAAGGAGTAATTGGTTTTAAAACcagttttttttcttccagTGAAACTTTCAAGCATTTTAAAACCAAATTCCGAAAGAAGTTCGGATCAGAGTACCCTGAAGAAGAGAATGCTAACCCAAGCATTTTTGCACTCCGAGCTTATGATGCAACTTGGGCCCTTGCTCAAGCCATTAACAAAATACCAGGAAGGGTTACCCcgaaaaaattatctcatcaaATCATGCTCAGCAACTTTGAAGGTCTAAGTGGGAAGATTAACTTCAAAAAGGGTACATTGTCACAAGTGCCAGTCTTTCGGATCATTAATGTGGTTGGAAAAAGCTACAAGGAGATAGCATTCTGGTCACCAGAATTCAGTTTCTTAGAGAACTTCACACAGTATGATAGCTTGAAGGTAACAATTGGTAATAGTTCTGCAGGATTTTTGGGCCCAATATTTTGGCCAGGTGGCTTGCAAACAGTTCCAAAGGGATGGACTTGCAGTGGTGATGAGAAAGCATTGAAAATAGGGGTTCCTGCCAAGGGTGCATTCAATCAGTTTGTGAAAGTGACTTATGAACAGGACCAGAACAGAACATTCGTCTCCGGTTTTTCCATTGATGTGTTTGAAGCAGCTGTAAAGCGCCTCCCTTATCATTTGCCTTATGTCTTGGTTCCATTCTATGGATCATATGATGATATGGTGGAACAGGTCTACTACAAG GGCCTGGATGCAGCAGTTGGTGATACAGAAATAATGGCAGATCGGTTTCGATATGCCGAATTTACACAGCCATATGTTGAATCTGGACTTGTGATGGTAGTCAAAGTAAAACCAGATAAGCTGAAAGAGAAATGGTTGTTCATCAAAGTCTTCACAAAGAGAATGTGGCTAATGATGGTGGTGATGCACCTCTTCATAGGATTCGTAGTTTGGTTAATTGAACATAGTGGTAATCCTGAATTTGAGGGCTTCGGAGCTATGCTTTGGTTTTCCGTTACTGTCCTATTCTTTCTTCAAA GAGAACCAATTAGGAACGGTTTGTCTCGTTTTGTGCTGGCGCCATGGTTTTTTTTCATACTTATTGTCTCGGCTAGTTTTACAGCAAGCCTCACTTCCAAAATGACTGTCGCTAGGTTTTCACCGTCTTTCCCAGACATTGCGACACTTCAGAAAACACATGCAGCGGTTGGGTGTAATAAAAACTCTTTCATTGTAAGATACCTGATAAATGTGTTGAACTTTAAGCCAGAGAATATAAGGCGAGTTCATTCGATAAGCGAATACCCTGAAGCCTTTGAGAGAGGGGAAATTGCAGCAGCTTTCTTCGTTGTCCCACACGCCAAAGTCTTCCTCGCAACATACTGCGAGGGCTACACCATAGCAGGACCCACTGTCAGTCTTGGAGGTTTTGGCTTT GCTTTCCCAAGTGGTTCTCCTTTGGTTACAGACATTTCAAAAGGAATCCTTGAAGTGAAACAAAGTGGAGAAATGAAACGGCTAGAAAAACTCTTGCTTTCCTCTAATAACTGCTCCTCTTCGGCCAACTTAAACGATGATCTAGAACTAGGGCCTGAGCCTTTCTACAACCTGTTCTTGATTTCAGGTGGGATTTCTGCATTTGCATTCGTACTTACCATAGTGCGTCTAGCTCAGAAAGGTCAACTGAAGACGACCTTCATGCCAGCTAGAAGGGTAGATAGCAGCAGAGTTTGGATGTGGGCAATACTATTTCTTGCTCGAATCTACGTTAACTTTCCATTTACATACAGAATACGGATCTAA